TATTAGTCCTCACATCCTCGCCTAAGGAAGGGTCCTCATttgatttgaaatatatatatatatgctcatatGTGGCCTAAAGCTCTATGCGGTCGTGTGGCTGCATTTTTGTCGTCGGATCAGAGTAATCTAACGGTGGCAATATTtaatcttagtgtttaagaaaTTGCAATTCACGTATGTTAAGTGGAGAgtgttatggtaattttagtatctatattacgtgaattaaaattgtgaattttagtacatggtgtggtagcgttttaatacatgttgcggtgcattttattacgtatgttggtacatttaactgtgttgtggaatggtatGTTTTAATCCATCCGCTGGTgtattttcatacgtagaatggtgtgtaactgtgttgtggaatggtgtgttttaatccgtcatctggtgcattttaatacgtagaatggtgtgtattttaacacatgttttctaataagtataatagtgcatgtttataatctgggatgaagattttcaataagtggaattgtgcattttaacacacgttgtagtgcattttaatacgtagaacggtgcatattttagcacatattttctaatatgtgtaatagtgcatgtttataatctgacatgaggcacgttgtggtgcattttaatacgtagaatgatgcgttttattacgtatgttgatgcattttaagtgaataggtgcatttgtttatagtgtggaatggtaCGGTGTGTTTAATCTGTCCTCTGGtacattttagtacgtagaatggtgagtattttaacacatatatattgagCGTTGATTTGCTAACTTGTTGTAATCTAATGACTGCAAAATAGCCTCACAACCGCACCTAAGGAGGAGGTCGCATCTAaactctactctctctctctctctctctatatatatatatatatatatatatatatacttagacTCTAGTACGAAGAAGGCCTCAAGTGCAAAAGTGAGGAGAGATTTGAGCCTTTGATCTGTCCAAATCAACgactcaaagaaaaaaaaagtgattctAATTTACACGACGCCATATTCTCTAGTAAACCATCTTTGATCTACTGTCTTTGCATTTTGTTCAATTAATGGAAGACACAAAATTGTCTCTTGGAAGGCACAAAATTGTCTCCTAGAAGGCAGAATAGTCTAAACACTAGAAAGCACAACAATATGGTCTAGAATGCTCAACAATGTGCACTCCAAGGCAAAACAATATGCACttcgaaggcacaacaatgtgctctagaTGGCTCAACAATGTGCACTCTAAGGCAACAATATTTACTTTGAAGGCACAACGATGTACTCTAGAAGACACAATAATATGTTCTGGAAGGCTCAATAATGTGTTGTAAAACGCTTAACAATATGCACTAGAAGACACACCAATTCGCGTGCTTTGAAAGGCACATCAGTGTGCTCTAGAAAGCACAACATTGTACTTTGAATTGTACAATATTGCGCTCtgcaagaaggaaaaaaatgcactgaaagacaaaaaaaattaacttgcACAAAATTACGATAATGCCACcgcatattttttaaaagatatccCCATTTTGGACCCATAATCTTGATTGAATCAATAGATAagattaaactttatttttcacCTAAGAAAACATCCGCACCTGATCcgtctttatatatatatatatatatatatatatatatatatatatatatatatatatatatatagttgagttCAAGTGTGGCCTACTCTTTAGGTGTGGTTGTGTGGCctttttcagccattagattacatcaagtcatcaaatcaacgctcaatatatattatatatatgttacaaaacgcacaattctacgtactaaaatgtaCCAGAGGACTGATacaacacatcattccacactataaccaaatgcacctattcacttaaaattcatcaatatacgtaataaaacgcatcattttacgtattaaaatgcaccacaacgtgtttcatgtcagattataaacatacaccatttacacatattagaaaacatgcgctacaatatgcaccattctacgtattaaaatgcaccacaacgtctattaaaatgcacaatttcacTTATTGAAAATACTCgtcccagattataaacatgcactattacacttattagaaaacatgtgttaaaatacacaccattctacgtattaaaatataTCAGAGGACAGattaaaatacaccattccacaacacagttacacaccattctacgtatgaaaatgcaccagcggatggataaaaacacaccattccacaacacagttaatgtaccaacatacgtaataaaacgcaccacatcatatattaaaacgcaccacaccatgtactaaaatgcaccatttcaatatagatactaaaattaccaaaCAACTCTCACTTAATATGCACGAACTGCAATTGCCACCATTAGATTAATTCAATTGGATGACACAGATTCAACCACACAATCGCATGGGGTGACAAGGCCGCATATGAGccatattctatatatatatatatatatatgaacacccCCTTTCCCCCCAAGCCAAACTAATGTCATTGCTGAAATTTTGATTTCTGAAACTACAGAAATCTCAACATATCCCACCATTTTCTATAAGGATGACATaaatatttctaaaataaagaattaatataaAAGGATTATAATAATAGAAATTTACTACTGATTATTACTATGaacatataaattaagaataaagagatgaaatcatcaacaatataatgaaaatcTCGAATCTATCATTAAGAGTTTTAATCATCATAGAGTAGATTAGTAAAATGAGGCCTATAATATACGTGTGCACTCCTTTGCCATACCTTTGATCAAAGTCCTAGCTTGTGCACCAGGAATGTATTAAAAAGTGTAATGTATAGTAAAATGTTTATTTTCTAGATATAGCTCACAAGACGAAACTAATTAACATTCAATAACGAGGAGTGATATGTCAATTAACGGCCGGTTTAGTGtacaaaaaatatttgaatagaaatgaaattgaaattttatgaaaaaaaatactaagaagattaattatatttcatgatTTGGTgggtgataaaaaaaattatattattgaaaatattgattCATTTGTTTGGCTTGGGTTTTGAATTGTAAGTAATAATAATGAGTAAAGAGTCAATATGTAcctaaataacaataataataacaataataataataataaggcaaaAAATTGTATGAGATCGTATCACGGATCCTTgtccgtgagacaggtcgggttaAGAtgaattgtaatacttatactagtaaatgtaatactaaatcatcaagaataaaatgtttattacttatatgcatggaaaatgtaatacttttgaaaaaaaaaatgtactcaCTCTGTCcaattttatctgtcctacttactattcattggtcaaactaactctttcttcttttgtttattatctttattatcttttttacttatttttaaatttgatttttttatgtttaatagtacttttagtgtagtttctaaatatataaattttgtatattaatactaaacttaatattatgaaaaattgaattaaaaataacttttgtcaagcctcgttaatcgaaccagacatatcaaatgggacggagggagtaatactttaacattttgatataaatgtattacattttttatcaaaagtattacattttcttttattagtgcaacattacttattagggaaaatataatacttttgatgaaaaaagtaatattttaaatcaacatataaaagtattgtatttgtcctcaaaaaaattaatttagtattacatttgcgtATTAACTTGACCCAACTAAACCCGTCTCTCACagataaggatccgtgagaccgtctcacacaaCTGtgaccctaataataataataataataataataatggtaatttaaaaagttctatggagacaaaattatcctatcaagtgagcaaagaaaacatttctcatgaaaaataaaataccttAGTTGGGGAAAGAACTTTTTCGTCAAATGTTAGGTATATGTTCTATttcatttggaaaataaattCAAGGAAGCAACAATAAAAACAACATTTTTCTCTATCAAATTTTAAGAATTTGAATTccttaaaaaaacaattttccaTCCAAGCAAACATGCTCTAAATTTTCTAGAATAAACACCATTAGATATTGAATAAAAACTAGGTGTCAATGATAATTGTATATATGAATGAAACCTAACCAGTAATTACTTGTAATGGAAATGTTAATTAGGACATGGCCAACTAGAACCAGCATCTCCATCACCACCTGAGCGAACAGCATTCTCCAAACCCTTATCATGAGCAGAAGAAGTTGAACAGTTTCTTGCTTGATCAGAATTATTAGCACTTCCTTGACCTAGAAACCCACTAAGACTCCCACTTGCTTGTTCATGGCTTATCCCCAATCCATCTATGGCGGACAGGTGACTGTTACTCCCCCGAGATTTCGACCCGAAAACCGGTTCATTAGGTTCATGATTCCCCAATGGGTTCTTGAGTGAGGATTGTAGGAGAGGCTGGAATGTGAGGATCTGTTCTTCCATGTTGAAAAGTGCACTACTTTGTTGCTTTGTGATCCCAAGGCCAACTTCTGTGGAGAGTTGAAAATTTGTGTTGGAAGAGGAAGGAATGAAGGATGGCATTTCTGCTTTCTTGTGACAAAACGGGGAATCGTCCCCATTCTGACCTGACAGTTTGTGGAGGGGTAAACTATGGACTTTCTGCCCTAAGGAGTGGTGGTGAAAGGTTCCTAGAGGGTCAGAATGGGCGGTCCTCACTGAGGATCCGGCGGTGGAGAAGAGATCGAGGCGGCGAGAATAAAGCGACCCACCGCCACTACCCGAGAACGGACCGGCCGGTATGCCGGTGAATTCTTGAACCATTTGCCGGAAGTTAGTGGTGTCGGTGGTGAGGACCGTGGTGGGTGCTCTCCTGGAAGCCCTGGTCCGTTTCTTGGGGTTCTTAGGCAGCGGTGGCTGATCCGACGGCGGAGAATGATTTGATCGACCCACAACATTTGTAGTCTCCACCAATGGCTGTTCCAAGAGAGGCTGAGAACTTAGGCCACCATAATTATTGGGTTGGGTTCTTAAACCCATCCCCAGAGGCCATAGAAGagcattattatcattattgtaTTGGGAATTGAGAGCTGTTAACGCTAGTGATTGCTGAAAGTTATGATCAAATAATAAACCCGAGTGGGACAAAAACTGTCCTTGTTGTGAAgtcgatgatgatgatggcgaGACCAAAtctaaattgttcaaaaaaGTCTCTCCGCGTGAATCATACTCTTCCTCCCCACCGCTCGATGACTGCAGGCTACCGGAATCCATAGCTtaaaagaaaccaaaaaaaaaaaacattaaaatagaaaagtgaacaaaagaaacaaaaaaaaagagtgtaAAAAAGTCTAAAAAGAAGCATGCTGAAACCTGCAAAGAGATGGTGAtagttgcaaagtttgaaaacTAAGAATCTGAAAAAGCagcaaatacatatatacgagattttcaaatttcaacatAGAAAACAGCTAACATCATCACATATGAAACCAATCAATTAATTGAAGTACCTATATGGTATATAAAGCTCGCTTATCTCTTTGTTGTGTTTCTTTTCTTGGACCACAAGCTTGAATACACAAGGAATCGAGATTTGGGTTTCTTTTTCCGGCCAGATATCCTGAGTCTTTTTCACTTTATGAACTTTGTCGCTGGAGATTATTAGGGTTTAGGAAAGAGGAGAtcgagaaaaagaaagaagaaaagaaaagttgaGCTTTTATGGAGGGCTCTGAGATTGAAGAGAGTGGGTGGGTGGGGTCTCCATTGGAGGCAAAGAGAAGCTGCGGCCAGTTGGTGGCGACGGGTCAAACTCAAATGGATTGGGAAAGTTGAGAGGATAGTTGGCATTTGGCAACCCTTTGACGTTGAGTGTGAAAACAAGAAAATTatgttgacaaaaattttaaaagagatTATACCAGTGGCCGGGTCCTTTGACTATTGCGATTTATATGTAAaagtttaatgtttaattttttattgaatttcgtccctaaacaattaaaattttatctaaaataatagtcctCTGTTACATTTTACGTTAACTTTCCATCCAAGTTAGGGGTATACTCGCCCTTTCAAATCCAACATAGTATTTGAAATAAGGGGAATTGGAATGTGGCGAACACGCCGGTGCTCCTTTGGCAGCGCCACCAGTGATGAGCCGGAGGGCTTTGGTTTCTCTGAATTAGAGTgccttgcttttttttttttggacttgAAAGGACAAGTATACCCCTAATTTGGATGGAGAATTAacggaaaatgaaatagaagaGGACAATTTTAGGTAAGGTTTTAGTTGTTTAGGGATTAAATCgagtaaaaaattaaacatgccAGATACTTTTACATGTAAATCGCAATAGTCAATGGATCCAGCTCGTATAgtctcattttaaaaatataaacaataactaaatgttaaattttaatttaaaacaattacatttggtgttttaaaaaaagtattacattattctcataagtattatattacttatattttttctttataagtaataatcaatttataaaaaacttttcctcataagtattacatgaAATTTCACCAACCCTAATATTCTATTAAGTCTGATTAGGTTTCTGTCTTATCTATACAAAGATTATCATTTAAGAACCTTGGTTAATATTTCGCTCAAATTATGCAACAGTTGTAGATACTAATGTGGAAAGTAAATGCAGAAACTAAACCGGCACACGATATTGTTAAACCAGTTCGATACCTCTATATCTACGTCTGGGGGATGACCACAGTTCGTCCAATCCCGTATATTCAATACCCAAAGTATAGAAGGTAAGAGAAACGTTCTCACCCAAGTGATCTCTCACAAGGTATGTACCCGATTGACTAGGGTTTACAGTAGATTGCCAAGACCGGAGATCCGTGTGTCAGAAGTCCAATGAAGGCCCCTTATTGGAAAGCTATTATGATGCAGTCCTTCTTGCTGACTCACCTTTCAATATTCCACAGTTGCATGGCCTTTACGTCCACTGATTAAGCATCAATGAATTTTGCCTTCTCAAGTTTTTCAACTGTAAATCTCCAAAAGTGGTTTTCTTGAGAAGACGAAGTAGTTAGAGTGAATCTTTTAGAGCTAAGGGATAACTGTTATTCTTTCATTCAGAACTTGTATATTCTCGTGTATCATTGTCTTGAACCATCCACCATCTTTAAATAGAACTCTGGCTTAGGCAACACGTAATCATATCCTTAGAGTTTGAAGACTTGTAGATAATTATCGTGATACCCTTTGAGGAGTCCAAATGCTAGGGACTTTCTTGCAAACACACATTTTTGTTGATAACTGCTCTACTTAGATCAGCAAGGATAAGTCGGTGAAGATCAACGAATATTCCCGGACGCTCTAGTGTAGAGTCTGATCAATCAGGTCTTCACTCTTAACACTGACAGTCTCTAGACTTATCTCTAACTAATTTTCCATAACAAAACAGAAAATTATAAAAGTGGGGTTTTAGACTAAAAACACTAACAAACTCCCTCTTTGGCTTTTATTTGGCAAAATAACTCAATAAGGACGAACACACAGGTAATGCAAAGAGTTGAATAACATATGAAAAACATAGAAAGTCCTATTAAGGACCAATTGTCTTAATTCAAATAATACAGACCCGAAAAGCCCATAAACTAAAAGCACACACACTATGCTATGTCTGTAATCTAGATCATAGTaatcaaaaactaaaaacaaacaaactttcttctttttctttttcttcaattctttaatCCAGCAACGCATACTCCCCCTGAGTCTGATTACTCCCCTTGGATTGCTAAATAATAGCCAAAGTAGCATTCAAGTCGTAGGAGTCATTCCTCCACTCTCGGCAGGGGTCTCAGACTCACCTTTAGTCAAACTCAGACGCAGCAACACTGTTGCAAGTTCTGTTCTAGCAACCTCCAATTGTCCATTGACCAATCGATTGATAGTCTCCAACTCTGCAATTTTCACCTTCAGAACCTTACATTGCTTTAGATCACAAACATAGGGAGTGAGCATTGTTTCATCT
This portion of the Ipomoea triloba cultivar NCNSP0323 chromosome 5, ASM357664v1 genome encodes:
- the LOC116019229 gene encoding uncharacterized protein LOC116019229 gives rise to the protein MDSGSLQSSSGGEEEYDSRGETFLNNLDLVSPSSSSTSQQGQFLSHSGLLFDHNFQQSLALTALNSQYNNDNNALLWPLGMGLRTQPNNYGGLSSQPLLEQPLVETTNVVGRSNHSPPSDQPPLPKNPKKRTRASRRAPTTVLTTDTTNFRQMVQEFTGIPAGPFSGSGGGSLYSRRLDLFSTAGSSVRTAHSDPLGTFHHHSLGQKVHSLPLHKLSGQNGDDSPFCHKKAEMPSFIPSSSNTNFQLSTEVGLGITKQQSSALFNMEEQILTFQPLLQSSLKNPLGNHEPNEPVFGSKSRGSNSHLSAIDGLGISHEQASGSLSGFLGQGSANNSDQARNCSTSSAHDKGLENAVRSGGDGDAGSSWPCPN